In Serinicoccus marinus DSM 15273, the genomic stretch GCGCACGACGTCCTTGATGTGCTAGCCAGTCTCGGCATTCCAGCACGACTGCACGAGGCCGGCGAATACACCTCGGTCCGCCGTGGTCACCAGCGGGCGTGGACCGTCCACGTGTACGACCAGCGCTTCTGGCAGCTCGTCACGCCGCACATGGTCGAACAGCGCAAGATCGCGGCGCGGACCGACAGGAAGATCGCCTCGCGTAGCCGCGGCCTGAACCGTCAGCGCATGCTCGAACACGCCAGCGATGTGCTGCGGGACGCTCCCGACGTGTCCGCGAGGACGAAGAACGCCATGGGGTGGGGCCCCGCCTCGCCCGCTGGGCTGCACCGCCACCTCTGGCGGCAGGGTCGGGTGCCGGAGCCGAAGACCAGCCACCCGGCGGAGGGCGAGGGCGGCTTCTATCCGCTCAACGCCACCGCCCAGGCTTACCTGGACGTCATGGGTACCGACGAGGACCGCTTCTACGCCTCGATGGACTGGAACAGGGTGACTGATGTCTCGGTGGGTCCGGCGGAGCCGGTCTACGACATCACCGTCGACGACGTGCACAACTTCATCGCTCACGGGATGGTGCTCTCCAACTGCATCTACCAGGAACAAGTCATGGAGATCGCGCAGAAGCTGGCGGGCTACACGCTGGGTAACGCCGACCTCCTGCGGCGCGCGATGGGCAAGAAGAAGAAGGAGGTGCTCGACGCCGAGTACATCCCGTTCTCCGACGGGATGAAGGCCAACGGCTACAACGAGGCCTCGGTCGCGGCGCTCTGGGGCGTCCTCGTGCCGTTCTCCGACTACGCCTTCAACAAGGCGCACACCGCGGCCTACGGGGTCATCTCCTACTGGACCGGCTACCTCAAGGCCAACTACCCGGCCGAGTACATGGCGGCCCTGCTCACCAGCGTCGGCGACGACAAGGACAAGACGGCGCTCTACCTCGCCGAGTGCCGCCGGCTCAAGATCCCGGTGCTGCCGCCGGACGTCAACGAGTCGATCGGCACCTTCGCGGCCGTCGGCGACGACATCCGCTTCGGGCTGCAGGCGATCCGCAACGTCGGCGCCAACGTCGTCCAGGCGATCGTCGACACCCGTGAGGAGAAGGGCGCCTTCACCTCCTTCGAGGACTTCCTGCGCAAGTGCCCGGCCGTCGTGTGCAACAAGCGCACCATCGAGTCGCTGTGCAAGGCCGGCGCCTTCGACAGCCTCGGGCACAGCCGCCAGGGTCTGGTCACCGTGCACGAGCGGTATGTCGAGGCGCTCGCGGACGAGAAGAAGCAGGAGGCGGTCGGCCAGGACAGCCTCTTCTCCGGCCTCTCCTTCGGCGACGACGACGGCGCGGACGCGGCCGTCCAGATCGTCACGCTCCCGCCGATCCCGGGGATCGAGTGGGACAAGACCGCGCGGCTGGCCTTCGAGCGGGAGATGCTCGGGCTCTACGTCTCCGACCACCCGCTCAACGGCATCGAGCACATCCTGTCCCAGCACGCGAGCGCCTCGATCCTGCAGCTCGTCGGGGAGGACGGGGCCAAGGACGGCGACTTCGTCACTGTCGCGGGCCTGATCACCAACCTGCAGTTGAAGCGGACCAAGAACGGCGACCCGTATGCCCGCGCCTCGGTCGAGGACATGGCCGGCTCGCTCGACGTCGTCTTCTGGCCCAAGACCTACATGACGATCTCCACGATGCTCGCCGAGGACACCGTCGTCGTGGTCAAGGGCCGGCTGAAGAAGGACGACGCCACCGAGCTCATGGCCAACGAGATGACCCTGCCGGACATCAAGGCCGGACCGCGTGGGCCGGTCGTGCTCAACCTGCCGCTGACCCGCGTGACCGACGGACTGGCCCACAAGCTCAAGACGGTCCTCGCCGACCACCCCGGCGCCACCGACGTCCACGTCAAGCTCAACCAGCCGGGACGGACGGTGCTGCTCAAGCTGGACGAGAGCCTGCGGGTCACCGCGACCCCCGAGCTCTTCGGCGAGCTCAAGGCGCTGCTCGGCCCTGCCAGCGTCGGCAACTAGGCCGGCAGGTCGGGCTCGGGCACGACCAGCCAGGGGGAGGTCGCGCGCAGGACGATCTCCGGACGGTCCAGGCATCGCGCCGCCAGCAGCGCGCGGTGCCGGCCCGAAGCGGCCGGCGCCCCGAACGACGCGCTCACCTCCTCGGTCGTGACCTCGGCGACCTCGTCGGTACCGCGCACCAGGGTGAAGGTGTGCTCCAGCCGCCAGCCCGCCCGCTCCGCACCGACCCGCCGGGCGAGGAGCTCGCCGTCGACCAGCTCGAGGTGGCAGGAGACGCCCGGCTCGGTGCGGGGGTCGACCTCGAAGGTCTCGAGACCCGCGGACGGGGCGTTGACGGCATACCCCCGCAGGCCCCGGACCGACCCCGGCGGTCCGGCGCGCACCGGCGCGACCTCGACCCGCTCCCGCCTGTGCCACGGCAGGCCCCCGCCGTGGCGCACCCGCACCTCCAGGCTCGCGGGCGGGTCGGAGACCGGCTCGTCGACCGCCCGCAGGATCGAGGCGAGCCGCACCACCGTCGTGGCCGGGGTGATCGCCGATCGGCTCACGAGGTCGGCGAGCGGGCCGATCACGTCGGCCGGTGCGTCCTGCGGAGCCAGGTCGTGCAGCCGCCACAGGTCGGCCACGGCGCGGGTCTGCGCCGCGGTGCGGATGTCGAAGCGCAGCGGCCCGCTCGTCCAGCCGCGACGGAAGTGGTTGTGGTCCTCGGCCTCGAAGTAACTCGGGACCCGGTCGCGGCCGAAGGGTCCTCGCGGCGCGCGGGGGAGCGGCGCGGGGGCGCCGCCGCGCCGCTGCCACACTTGCTCGGGCCAGGTGCCGGAGGCGAGCCGGTGCCGGTTGAGGTCGGGCCGCAGCCGCTCGACGACGTCGAAGGCGGCCAGCCCCAGGTCCCGCTCGGCGAAGGGCAGCAGGTGCGCCGTGCGGAGGAACTCCGGCGTCGCGAGCGGGTGCAGGGCCAGGCTGCGCCGGTGCGTGGAGTGCAGCACGTGGCCGAAGTGGGCGCGGTTGCGGTGCAGCCGGTAGTGCGCGTCCACCTGCTGCCCGATCGGCGCGTCCGGGACCAGGGCGAAGGCCTCCGCCACCGCCTCCTGACCCGCCGCACGGATCGGGTCCGGCAGCGGGACACCGCCGTGGACCACGAGGCCATGCAGCCGGCGTAGGTCCGGCTCCAGGCTGGCGACGCTCTGCCCCATCGCGGCGAAGGGCTCGCCGGTGCGGATGGTCCGGTATGCCGTGCGCATGAGCTCCCCTGCCCCGCCCCGGACCGCGACGTAGGGGACCGTCGGCCAGCGCAGCTGCCGCTCCGCCGAGGCGGCCCACTGGCTCCCGGCGTAGAAGCTCTGGTGGTGGTCGATGCTCTCGGCGAAGGACAGCATCCGGTCCTCGTAGTCGGGCTCGACGTACCACGGCCGACCTGCCGCCTGCCGCAGCTCGTCCGAGACGACCAGGTCGCACCACAGCCCCTGGCGCCCCGCGGCGTCGGCCCACCGGCTGGGGTCGGCGGCCACGAAGCTGCTGCGGGAGAGCACCCCCGCGTGGTCCATGAGGGCGAGCACGACCCGGCTGTCCTTGCCGCCGGAGGCGAAGACCCGCACGTCCGGCACGGCGTCCGCGACCTGGGCCAGCAGCGCGGCGGAGCGGGCGATCCCGGCGTCGAGCAGCTCGTCGTAGGACCGCCCCTGCGGGTCGGTGCTCATCGCCCGTGGCACCGTGCCGACCCCGCGCTCGCTCATCACCAGCAGCTCGTCCGGACGCAGGCAGCGGACCCCCTCGACGAGGGTGCGGCGGGACCACTGGTTGCGCAGCAGGACGTGGTTGGAGGCGAGCGTGGTGAGCGCGACCGGCCAGTCCACCGCGAGCCGGTGCCCGTCGGCGCGCAGCCGGTCGACGACGGCGTCCAGGGTGGTCCCGAGGTAGACGTCCTGACCCTGCTCGCCGGGGCGCACCGCCCAGAAGAGGTGCCCGAAGCCGTGGTAGTCGCTCATCGCGACCCACGTCCGCCCGACGTCGTCGCTGAGCAGGCCGACCCACTCGCCGGTGCTGTCCAGCAGCTCCGCCAGCGGGTATGCCCGTGGCGCGGCCCCGTAGACCTCCTGCACCGCTCCTGGCCCCAGCAGCAGTCCCTCGGCCTCGCGCAGCCGGATGCGGGCATACCGGGACGGGCGCAGCACCGCCGACGAGCCCCGGCCCGCCCCCCGCACCACCCAGCAGGCCCGGCGGTGACGGACGGGGCGTTCGATCATGGTCCGCCCAACCTAGCCGGTCGGCGCCGCACCTGGCGCGACCCGGGACCCGCGGAGGGTTAGCGTGGGGCGGGTGACCGATCAGCCCGCCCCGCCCCGAGCCGCCCGCGTCGACGTCGTCCGCTCCCACCACGGCGAGGACGTCACGGACCCCTACGAGTGGCTCCGCGACAAGACCGACCCCGAGGTCGTCGCGCACCTCGAGGCGGAGAACGCCTACACCGAGGCGCGGACCAGCCACCTGGACGGCCTGCGCGAGCGGGTCTTCACCGAGATCAAGGACCGGGTCCAGCAGACCGACCTCTCGGTCCCGGTGCGCCACCGCGACTGGTGGTACTACAGCCGCACGATCGAGGGGGAGCAGTACGCCGTGCACGGCCGGGTCGCGGTGGGCGAGTCCCCGGAGCGGCCCGAGCTGGACCCCGGCGCCGCACCGGAGGGGGAGCAGGTGCTGCTCGACGGCAACGCCGAGGCGCAGGGGGAGGAGTTCTTCAGCCTGGGGGCCTTCGACGTCACCCCGCAGGGGGAGCGGCTGGCCTACGCCGTCGACACGACCGGTGACGAGCGCTTCGACCTGCGCGTCAAGGACCTCGAGACCGGAGAGGTGGTCGACGACGCCGTGACCGGGATCGGCTACGGCACGGCGTGGAGCGTCGACGGCGAGCACCTGTTCTACACCCGCGTCGACGACGCCTGGCGCCCCTTCCAGGTCTGGCGGCACCAGGTGGGCATGCCGGCGCAGGACGACGTGCTCGTGCACCAGGAGGACGACGAGCGGTTCTGGATGGGCGTCGGCACCTCACGTGACGACCGGCACGTCCTCATCTGGCTCGGCAGCAAGAACACCTCGGAGGTGCGGCTCGTGGACGCCGAGGACCCCACCGGGGCGGTCCGGGTGGTGGCTGCCCGCGAGGAGGGCGTGGAGTACGACGTCGAGCCGGCCGGTGACCGGCTGTGGATCGTGCACAACCGTGACCACCGGGACTTCGCGCTGGCCGTGGCGCCGGCGGGCAGCACCTCGGCGGACGACTGGGCCACGGTCCTGCCCGGCGAGGACGGCGTCCGGCTCGCGGGGGTGGAGGCCTTCGCCGGTCACCTCGTGCTCTCGCTGCGCCGCGACGGCCTCACCCAGCTGCAGGTCCTGCCGCTGTCCTGCGAGGGTCGCCCGGTGGGGGAGGGCTACCAGGTGCCGGTCGACGAGGCGGTCTACACCATCGAGTCGGGCAGCAACCCGACCTACGACACCGACACCCTGCAGGTCCTCGTCGAGTCGATGGTGACCCCGCGCAGCGTCTACGACCTCGACCTCGGCAGCGGGACGCTCACGCTCGTCAAGCGTCAGCCGGTGCTCGGCGGCTACGACCCGCAGGACTACCAGCAGCTGCGGCTCTGGGCCACGGCGCAGGACGGCACGCGGGTGCCGATCTCGCTCGTCGCCCGGGCGGACCTGTCGCCCGACGGCACGCACCCGGGGCTGCTCTACGGCTACGGCTCCTACGAGATCTCGGTCGACCCGCACTTCTCCGTCTCCCGACTGTCCTACCTCGACCGCGGGGTGGTGTATGCCGTCGCCCACGTCCGCGGGGGCGGCGAGCTGGGCCGGGGGTGGTACGAGGACGGGCGCATGGAGCGCAAGACCAACACCTTCACCGACTTCGTGGCCTGCGCGGAGCACCTCGTGGCGACCGGCTGGGTCGCGCCGGACCGGCTGGCCGCCGAGGGTCGCTCCGCCGGAGGACTGCTCATGGGGGCGGTCCTCAACCTGGCGCCCGAGCGGTTCCGGGTGGTGCACGCCGGGGTGGCCTTCGTGGACGCCCTCACCACGATCCTCGACCCCTCGTTGCCGCTCACGGTCAGCGAGTGGGAGGAGTGGGGCAACCCGGTCGAGTCGGCGCAGATCTACGCGCTCATGCGGTCCTACACCCCCTACGAGAACATCCGTCCTGTCGACTACCCGGCGATCCTGGCGACGACCGGGCTCAACGACACCCGGGTCTACTACGTCGAGCCGGCCAAGTGGGTGGCCCGGCTGCGGGAGACGGTGACGAGCGACCCGCAGGACCGGCCGATCCTGCTCAAGACCGAGATGGTCGCCGGTCACGGCGGCAAGACGGGCCGCTACGACGCGTGGCGGGAGACCGCCTTCGAGATCGCCTTCGTGCTGGACCAGCTCGACGCCACCCAGGTCGACGCGACCCCGGACCAGCGTCCGTGAGCCGAGGTCAGGCGCTGAGCTCGCACGCAGGTGCCTCCTCGAGGTCGGCTACCGCCGCCTCGTAGGGCTCCGTCGTGTCCGGGGCGGCGTCCACCATGCCCAGCCCAATCTCCTGGGCCACGCCTACCCGAGCAGCAGACCCGCTGCGATCCAGCAGCGTGCATACAGGAGGATTTCCGGTGTTTGCGAGATTCTTCCGTCAATCGTCCTGAGGATCTGGCAGTATGGCGGATGAACTTGACGATCCGCGAGATGTGAGGAGACGACGCAGTGTCCGAGCCCTACAAGGTGACCTACGCCACCCTGACCGCCGACAACGAGGACCTGCACACCGCCTACGAGGCCGGGGTGGGGGTTGCGAAGAGCTGGCTGGGCGCCGAGATCTCGGCGCCCGGCGACCCCGCCCCCGGCGACCCGGTCGAGGTGTTCAGCCCGGCCGACCCCTCCGTCCTCGTGGCCCGGGTGCGCGCCGCCTCCCCGGGCGCGGTCGACGCGGCCGTCGAGGCCGCCCGCGCCGCCGGCCGGGACTGGGCAGCGACGCCCTGGCAGGAGCGGCTGCCGGTGCTGCGCGACGTCGCGGACCTCATCAGCGAGCGGGCCAACGAGCTCGCGGCCCTCATGACCATCGAGGTCGGCAAGAACCGGCTCGAGGCCCTGGGCGACGTCGAGGAGGCCGCGGTCTTCTTCCGCTACTACTGCGAGCAGGTGGAGAAGAACGGCGGATTCGAGGCCGCCATGGAGCAGCTCTCGGACACCGAGACCACCCGCTCGGTGCTGCGCCCGCACGGGGTCTGGGGCGTGATCAGCCCGTTCAACTTCCCCATGGCGCTCGCCGCCGGACCGGCCGCCGCCGCCCTGGTGGCGGGCAACTCGGTCGTGCTCAAGCCCTCGGTCCAGGGCACCCACGTCGCGTGGAAGCTCTACGAGACGATGCTCGAGGCCGGCCTGCCCGAGGGACTCATGCAGATCCTGCCCGGCGGCGACGACGTCGGGAAGGCGGTCGTCGCCCACCCCGGCATCGACGGCCTGACCTTCACCGGGTCCTACGCGGGAGGCCGGGCGGTCATGGACGCCTTCCGCGGCGACTACCCGCGCCCGGTCATCACCGAGATGGGCGGCAAGAACCCGACCATCGTCACCGCGTCGGCCGACCTCGACGCGGCGGCCAAGGGGATCACCCGGTCCATCGCCGGGGC encodes the following:
- a CDS encoding aldehyde dehydrogenase family protein; this encodes MSEPYKVTYATLTADNEDLHTAYEAGVGVAKSWLGAEISAPGDPAPGDPVEVFSPADPSVLVARVRAASPGAVDAAVEAARAAGRDWAATPWQERLPVLRDVADLISERANELAALMTIEVGKNRLEALGDVEEAAVFFRYYCEQVEKNGGFEAAMEQLSDTETTRSVLRPHGVWGVISPFNFPMALAAGPAAAALVAGNSVVLKPSVQGTHVAWKLYETMLEAGLPEGLMQILPGGDDVGKAVVAHPGIDGLTFTGSYAGGRAVMDAFRGDYPRPVITEMGGKNPTIVTASADLDAAAKGITRSIAGASGQKCSACSRVYVDASVHDELVQTLGKAVSEVVVGDPLERATFCGPVIDAEAVERFRAAVEHAREAGGTVVAGGEVLQGAEGHPGYFVQPTLISGLPADDELFSTELFVPLAVVAPVDSLDEALERANDTVFGLTAGLFAGEQDEIDRFLAQIEAGVVYVNRPAGATTGAWPGVQPFGGWKGSGSSGKAGGGLHYVQLFMREQSQTIVSG
- a CDS encoding S9 family peptidase, encoding MTDQPAPPRAARVDVVRSHHGEDVTDPYEWLRDKTDPEVVAHLEAENAYTEARTSHLDGLRERVFTEIKDRVQQTDLSVPVRHRDWWYYSRTIEGEQYAVHGRVAVGESPERPELDPGAAPEGEQVLLDGNAEAQGEEFFSLGAFDVTPQGERLAYAVDTTGDERFDLRVKDLETGEVVDDAVTGIGYGTAWSVDGEHLFYTRVDDAWRPFQVWRHQVGMPAQDDVLVHQEDDERFWMGVGTSRDDRHVLIWLGSKNTSEVRLVDAEDPTGAVRVVAAREEGVEYDVEPAGDRLWIVHNRDHRDFALAVAPAGSTSADDWATVLPGEDGVRLAGVEAFAGHLVLSLRRDGLTQLQVLPLSCEGRPVGEGYQVPVDEAVYTIESGSNPTYDTDTLQVLVESMVTPRSVYDLDLGSGTLTLVKRQPVLGGYDPQDYQQLRLWATAQDGTRVPISLVARADLSPDGTHPGLLYGYGSYEISVDPHFSVSRLSYLDRGVVYAVAHVRGGGELGRGWYEDGRMERKTNTFTDFVACAEHLVATGWVAPDRLAAEGRSAGGLLMGAVLNLAPERFRVVHAGVAFVDALTTILDPSLPLTVSEWEEWGNPVESAQIYALMRSYTPYENIRPVDYPAILATTGLNDTRVYYVEPAKWVARLRETVTSDPQDRPILLKTEMVAGHGGKTGRYDAWRETAFEIAFVLDQLDATQVDATPDQRP